ATGCATTATAGCATATCGAATTGGAAATAAAATTGTTTGTGTGTTCCTGCGGCGCATGTTCCCTGTTGAAAGGGAAACCATTACTATTTTCGGTATTAGCCTCAGTATAATCGATAATTTTTTGCATATTACGGATCACACCGGCCGGATATTTACCCACTGAAGTTTCACCACTGAGCATCAGTGCATCAGCACCATCCAATACGGCATTAGCCACATCTGTAGCTTCAGCACGGGTAGGGCGAAAATTGGTGATCATGCTTTCCATCATCTGAGTAGCAATGATAACGGGTTTCGATTTCCAGATACATTTATTGATAATTTGCTTTTGTATCAAGGGTACCTGGTCAAAAGGCACTTCCACACCCAAATCCCCGCGGGCAACCATTACCCCGTCGGCAGCATCAATGATTTTATCTATATCCAGGAGAGCCTCCGGTTTTTCGATTTTGGCTATTACCCCGGCATGACCTTTTTTGCTGGCAATCAATTCCTTAAGATCAAGAATATCCTTTGCACTTCTGACAAACGAAAGGGCAACCCAGTCAACCTGATTTTCTATGGCAAAATTGGCGTTATCAATATCTGCAAGAGTAAGACTGGGCATGGAAATATCCGTATTGGGAAGATTAACCCCCTTCTTGGAGGAAATTGGCCCGCCATGAATAACCTTAGCCTTTACTTTATCGTGCCTGTTGGTTTCCGTAACTTCCAACTGTATCTTTCCGTCGTCAATCAGGATTGTATCCCCAATTTCCACATCATGGGGAAATTGCTGGTAACTAAGGTAGAGATGCTCCTTAGTACCCATGCATTTCTCGGTAACAAAAGTCAAAAGATCACCATCGGCGACCTCAATTAAATTATTCTCAACCTCGCCGATTCTGAGCTTAGGACCCTGCAAATCAGCCAAAATGGCAATATTGGTATGTAGTTCTTCATTCAGAGAATTAATGATCTGTATACACTTTTTGTGTTCCTCCTGATTGGAATGCGAAAAATTGAGCCTGAACACATCTACCCCTTCTTCAATCATCTGATACATCACTTCCCGGGTATTGGAAGCTGGTCCTAAAGTGGCTATAACCTTTGTATGTGACCTTACTAATCTCATATCTTACCTATTAAATTACACCTGGGGAAAAACTAAAAAACTATCCTTTATAAATCCGAAAAGATTTTAAATTTTCTTCCCCCTCGGAATAAAAAACATTTCCCAAATTAGACAGTGCAAGATTAGTCAATTTTATGCATAATTGGAACTCAAATCTCAAATAAATGCAAATTTTAACAGGCCACCCCCTAAAAATTGCATGTTATTCCTTTCTGACATATACTTGTCCGGTTTCAAACCTCACAACTTTAATCTTTTGTCCTTTTTCAACAAAACCTAATTCAGACTTGGCATCATAAACTTCATCTTCAACAATAACTTTTCCGGAAGGGCGCAATACGGTATGGGCAACACCTGTTTTCCCGACAAGTTTGTAGCCTTCGCTGCCATAGCTGGTGTAACCGAGTTCTTTATCCTGACTGGTATTTAAAGCCAGATTTTCGAAACGGGATGAAGTAAAAAGTTTCTTGCTCGCCCACAGAGACAAAAGAAAGGAGACAAACATAGACATACAAACCAGGCTGAAAGCTCTAAGAATAACATAAACAGGGTAGATCCCCCCGGTTTTAAAAATGCCATTATCAACCAGGCTGAGCGTCAAACCGGCAATAGTAAGGATAATCCCGGAGATGCCAGTAACACCGAATCCCGGAACCACAAAAACCTCCAGGGCAATCAGGATAAGTCCCGCGATAAAAACCAGCACTTCCCAGTTCTCGGCCAGTCCTTCCAGGTAGAGCGGGGCAAAGTATAAAACAGCTGAAAATATAGCCATGACGATAG
The sequence above is a segment of the Bacteroidota bacterium genome. Coding sequences within it:
- the pyk gene encoding pyruvate kinase, yielding MRLVRSHTKVIATLGPASNTREVMYQMIEEGVDVFRLNFSHSNQEEHKKCIQIINSLNEELHTNIAILADLQGPKLRIGEVENNLIEVADGDLLTFVTEKCMGTKEHLYLSYQQFPHDVEIGDTILIDDGKIQLEVTETNRHDKVKAKVIHGGPISSKKGVNLPNTDISMPSLTLADIDNANFAIENQVDWVALSFVRSAKDILDLKELIASKKGHAGVIAKIEKPEALLDIDKIIDAADGVMVARGDLGVEVPFDQVPLIQKQIINKCIWKSKPVIIATQMMESMITNFRPTRAEATDVANAVLDGADALMLSGETSVGKYPAGVIRNMQKIIDYTEANTENSNGFPFNREHAPQEHTNNFISNSICYNAYKMSQQTGAKGIINFSHTGYTAYRISGHRPVASVFSFTNNRTLLRKLQLVWGVRAYYYDKLDDIDESINYTIQFLKDKGLLHTNDAVIHIVGTPLWEKGQANMMKLSIVP